One part of the Neoarius graeffei isolate fNeoGra1 chromosome 2, fNeoGra1.pri, whole genome shotgun sequence genome encodes these proteins:
- the c2h1orf198 gene encoding uncharacterized protein C1orf198 homolog, with protein sequence MAATAMDGAAVDSRLTESKKYEYFSSINSMARKIMQEREKIKEKYGSAWEDMSPAEQDTAIDDGMMEPRIRARYAMHRMDREEAVCYPKMLIQTGQKIVHFGEEDLTWQDEHSAPFSWETKSQLEFSVITGPQEPISSQVSESKPRTSQSSKLPGIEGSGSVRRDEESSFWKLSAERSRLEGEKADFQSFTPSQIKSLEKGEKPLPSYLRSDSGSKEAQEPAAPRPVKPRVSKPPAPPPPAPISLTQTPLSVTAPAAPQGGWERAQSTLPAVSSALEDDVFSPGLGTKTPSEPTKDKEKDDNVTAGSPTFSQYNTSSAILKTGFDFLDNW encoded by the exons ATGGCCGCCACGGCGATGGACGGCGCTGCGGTTGATTCGCGGCTCACCGAGTCGAAAAAGTACGAGTATTTCAGCTCCATCAACTCCATGGCGAGGAAGATAATGCAGGAACGAGAGAAGATTAAGGAGAAGTACGGCTCGGCGTGGGAGGACATGTCTCCGGCCGAGCAGGACACGGCTATCGACGACGGCATGATGGAGCCCAGGATCCGCGCGCGCTACGCTATGCACCGGATGGACCGTGAAGAAGCCGTGTGTTATCCCAAAATGCTGATCCAGACCGGCCAGAAAATCGTCCATTTCGGAGAGGAG gATCTAACTTGGCAGGATGAACATTCTGCGCCCTTTTCTTGGGAGACCAAA AGTCAGCTGGAATTCAGTGTGATCACCGGCCCTCAGGAGCCCATCTCGTCTCAGGTGTCCGAATCCAAACCCAGAACATCTCAAAGCAGCAAGCTGCCTGGGATCGAGGGCTCGGGATCGGTGCGGCGTGACGAGGAGTCATCTTTCTGGAAGCTAAGCGCCGAGAGGTCACGCCTGGAGGGCGAGAAGGCGGATTTCCAGTCATTCACGCCCAGCCAGATAAAGTCTCTGGAGAAAGGTGAGAAGCCGCTGCCTTCGTACCTGAGGTCCGACTCTGGATCCAAGGAAGCGCAGGAACCTGCGGCACCGCGTCCTGTCAAACCGAGAGTGTCGaaaccgccggctcctcctcctcctgccccGATCAGCTTGACTCAGACACCTCTGAGTGTTACGGCACCCGCTGCACCGCAAGGAGGCTGGGAGAGAGCTCAGAGCACGCTCCCGGCCGTCAGCAGCGCACTCGAGGATGATGTGTTCAGTCCCGGCTTGGGCACCAAAACGCCGTCGGAGCCGACGAAAGACAAAGAGAAGGACGATAACGTGACAGCTGGAAGTCCCACCTTTTCACAA TACAATACGAGCAGCGCCATCCTGAAGACTGGCTTCGACTTCTTGGACAACTGGTAA